A single window of Candidatus Methylomirabilota bacterium DNA harbors:
- a CDS encoding glycine dehydrogenase (acts in conjunction with GvcH to form H-protein-S-aminomethyldihydrolipoyllysine from glycine; forms a heterodimer with subunit 2 to form the P protein), with product MKSRFIANTTAEQRQMLGVIGAGSIEDLLVKIPAKARLSRPLNLAPALAETDLVRHMRALAARNADADSHACFMGAGSYDHYVPSPISHMVLRGEFLTAYTPYQPEASQGTLRTIYEYQTMIAELTGMDVANASIYDGASSLAEAALMAHAVTERKEIVLSRGVNPLYRRVTATYCEGPGIRL from the coding sequence ACGACGGCCGAGCAGCGGCAGATGCTCGGCGTGATCGGCGCCGGCTCGATCGAGGACCTGCTCGTCAAGATCCCCGCGAAGGCGCGGCTCTCCCGGCCGTTGAACCTGGCGCCCGCCCTCGCCGAGACCGACCTGGTCCGCCACATGCGGGCGCTCGCCGCCCGGAACGCCGACGCCGACTCGCACGCCTGCTTCATGGGCGCGGGCTCCTACGACCACTACGTCCCGAGCCCGATCAGCCACATGGTCCTGCGCGGCGAGTTCCTCACGGCGTACACGCCCTACCAGCCCGAGGCGAGCCAGGGCACGCTCAGGACGATCTACGAGTACCAGACGATGATCGCCGAGCTGACCGGGATGGACGTGGCGAACGCGTCCATCTACGACGGCGCGTCGTCACTCGCCGAGGCGGCGCTGATGGCCCACGCCGTCACCGAGCGGAAGGAGATCGTCCTCTCGCGCGGCGTGAACCCGCTCTACCGCCGCGTCACCGCCACCTACTGCGAGGGGCCGGGCATCCGCCTGC